In Acidobacteriota bacterium, the DNA window GGCCGCATCTCGGCGGGAGGCTACGTCGGCCTTGCCGAGACTGAGCTCTTGAAAGGTTTTGCCGGTCCGGTGGGTGGCATCGTGGTGCTCATTTTCCTGCTCGTGGTTGGCATTCTGTTGCTCTCCGGTGCATCGGCGGGGGCGTTTGCGGACCGTCTTTCGGAGAACCTGCGCGCCCGTTGGTTCGAGGCGCGGCAAGCGGCTCACGAACGTCGGCGGGAGAAAGAGAAGGTGCGTGCGAGCCAGCGCGTCATCGATCGCCAGGTGCGACGCCTCGAGGGCAGTGGAGATTACCAGGGCTCGCTGACGGTGAAAGAGGTCGAGGGACGGGGACGGTTCCGCATCGTCCGCAAGCAGGCGGAACACGAGCCAGTGTTCGAAGAAGAAAAGGCGGAATCGAAGGTTCGAACGAAGACCGAGGAAGCCGCGGCCAAACAGAAGCCGACGGCCAAGAAGCCTGCGCAAACCAAGCGGGCCAAGGTACAGGAGGAGTTCGATTTCGTAGAGGACCTCGAGAGCTACGACCTGCCAAAGGAATCATTCCTCGACCTCGTGGAGGATGTGCCGGAGCGGGATTCGGCAGCCCTGATCGAAATGTCGAAGCTGATCACCGCCAAATGCCAGGAGTTCAAGGTCGGGGGTGAGGTCGTCAACATCCGGACGGGTCCCGTGATCACCACCTACGAGTTTCGCCTCGACTCCGGAGTCAAGATCTCGGCAGTTCAGAATCTATCCGAGGATCTGGCCCTTGCCCTGCGAACCGATTCCGTGCGCATCGAACGCATTCCAGGACGCGCCACCGTCGGTATCGAGGTGCCGAATCCGGATCCCGAAATCATCCGCCTGCGGCAGCTGATCGCGGCGCCGGAGTTCCAGCGTGCACAGTCCCTACTGACTCTGAGCCTGGGCGTCGATATCCGTGGCAAGGCCTTCTACTCGGACCTCAGCCGAATGCCGCACCTGCTGATCGGCGGATTCACCGGCGCGGGGAAGTCGGTCGGCCTCAACGCCATGATCATGTCGATCCTCTACAAGGCGAGGCCGGACGAGGTGAAGTTCATCCTTGTCGACCCCAAAATGGTCGAGCTCGGCGTGTATGCCGACATTCCCCACCTCTTGACACCGATCATCTCCAACCCGAAGAAGGCGGCCAATGCGCTCGGCTGGGCGGTCTCCGAGATGGATGAGCGCTACCGGGTGCTCGCGGCTCTCGGGGTGCGGAATCTGCAGCAGTACAACCAGCTGCTCAGAGATCCGGTACGCCTGCGAAAGGCGAAGAAGAAGCTCGCTGAAGAGGCCAACGGCGATGAACCGGCCCTCGAACCGATGCCCTACATCGTCATCGTCATCGATGAGCTCGCCGATCTGATGATCTCTTCGGCACGTGCCGTCGAGGAGTCCATCACGAGGCTCGCACAGAAGGCGCGAGCGGTCGGAGTTCATCTCGTGTGCGCGACCCAGCGGCCATCGGTGGACATTCTGACCGGTATCATCAAGGCGAATTTCCCGTGTCGGATCGCCTACCAGGTGCGTTCCCGGTTCGACTCACGCACGATTCTCGATTCGATGGGCGCGGAGCATCTTCTGGGGCGGGGCGACATGCTCTTCCTGCCACCCGGCAGCGCAAGCGTAGTGCGGCTCCACGGACCGTTCGTAACGGAGAAGGAGATCGCCGGCGTCGTTCGCTACGTCAAACGCTTCGGAAAGCCGGAATATCAGAGAGAGGTCTTGTCGCACGCACCGTTGGGGCCGCCCGAGCGAGGCCGCAAGCCGACAACCCTGGACGAGGCCGAAGACATCGAGGACCCGATGTACGATGCGGCCGCACGTCTGGTTGTCAAAACCAGAAAGGCCTCTGCCTCATACATTCAGCGTCGGTTGAGGCTCGGCTACACCCGTTCGGCCCGTCTCTTGGATATGATGGAGAGAGAAGGGATTGTGGGCCCCCCGGCCGGATCGAAGGGAAGAGAGTTGCTGGTCCCCGAAAACCACTTCGGTGAAGTCGACGAGACGCACGCTCTCAACGACGATCGCCCGAACGACGACGGAAGGTGATGATGGAATCGGAGGTTCTCGGTCTGTCGCCGGTCACTCTCTATCAGCTCGGTGCCGCCGCGGTTGTGTCCGTTCTGCTGTTGCTCCTGCTGGCGTCATTCATGTCGCGCTCGCGCGTGTTCTGTCAGTACCTCAACCACATGACCGGCATCAAACTGAAACCGGGTACCGTGCAGGCCCTCTACAAACGCCGGGGGCGGGCCGGAGTTCGCGACCACCTCATCGACTTACTCATCAAAGAGGACCTGGCGGATCCCAATCGCGTCGTCACCCCCGACTCCAAGCCGGACATCTCGGTCTTCGAGAATCCGTAGTCCGCCCACCCGACCGATGCTCGATACTGGATGCTGGATACTCGATCCGCCCGCCCACCCCTTGACAATTCAGCAGGAGAGTTTATCGATTCGTTGAATCCAACATCCAACATCCAACATCCAACATCCAACATCCAACATCCAACATCCAACATCCAACATCCAGCATCCAGGATCGGATGGGCGGGCGGGACGAGTATGATGTCCCTCGTGCCTCGAATCCGAGTCCTCTCCGACCCCCTCGTCAACCGCATCGCCGCGGGCGAGGTGGTGGAGCGTCCCGCTTCTGTGCTCAAGGAGTTGGTGGAAAACAGCCTCGACGCTGCCGCACAACGCGTCGAGGTCGAGCTCGCAGCCGGGGGCCGTAGCCTGGTGCGGGTGACCGACGACGGCTGCGGAATGGATCCCGATGACGCCCTGCTCGCCCTGGAACGTCATGCGACATCGAAAATCGGCTCGGTCGAGGATCTCGGTCACATCAGCACGCTCGGTTTCAGGGGCGAGGCGTTGCCCTCGATAGCGGCGGTCTCGAAATTCATGCTCCTCACGGCCGAAGATCCCGCGGAGGGCGGGGTTCGAGTGACGGTCGAAGGGGGGCGAATTTTCGGTGCGGAGGCGGCGGCGCGTGCGCGTGGCACCACCGTCGAGGTCCGTGACCTCTTTTTCAACACCCCAGCGCGGCGCAAGTTCCTGCGGGCTCCCGAAACCGAGCTCCGACATGCCCAGGAAACCCTGTGGGGAGCCGCGCTGGCCCGGCCGGATGTGGCCTTCATCCTCCGTCACGGAAATCGAACGTTGATTGACGCGCCCGCCGTTGCCGACAACTCCCAGAGA includes these proteins:
- a CDS encoding DNA translocase FtsK 4TM domain-containing protein, giving the protein MRERVVREAVAVALLLGALLVAVALVSHSPMDPSPFHATTLRESPQNLAGWLGSTLSAALFSFIGVTAFVLPIAAAVLGWRLLRRSPMANPRLAAAGWGLLLIALPGFASLVADDIPFREGRISAGGYVGLAETELLKGFAGPVGGIVVLIFLLVVGILLLSGASAGAFADRLSENLRARWFEARQAAHERRREKEKVRASQRVIDRQVRRLEGSGDYQGSLTVKEVEGRGRFRIVRKQAEHEPVFEEEKAESKVRTKTEEAAAKQKPTAKKPAQTKRAKVQEEFDFVEDLESYDLPKESFLDLVEDVPERDSAALIEMSKLITAKCQEFKVGGEVVNIRTGPVITTYEFRLDSGVKISAVQNLSEDLALALRTDSVRIERIPGRATVGIEVPNPDPEIIRLRQLIAAPEFQRAQSLLTLSLGVDIRGKAFYSDLSRMPHLLIGGFTGAGKSVGLNAMIMSILYKARPDEVKFILVDPKMVELGVYADIPHLLTPIISNPKKAANALGWAVSEMDERYRVLAALGVRNLQQYNQLLRDPVRLRKAKKKLAEEANGDEPALEPMPYIVIVIDELADLMISSARAVEESITRLAQKARAVGVHLVCATQRPSVDILTGIIKANFPCRIAYQVRSRFDSRTILDSMGAEHLLGRGDMLFLPPGSASVVRLHGPFVTEKEIAGVVRYVKRFGKPEYQREVLSHAPLGPPERGRKPTTLDEAEDIEDPMYDAAARLVVKTRKASASYIQRRLRLGYTRSARLLDMMEREGIVGPPAGSKGRELLVPENHFGEVDETHALNDDRPNDDGR